In the Natrinema sp. CBA1119 genome, ACGAACGCGGCCGCGTTCAAGTGTCCCGACTGCGGCCAGCAGATCTACCGCTGTGCCAAGTGTCGCAAGCAGAGCAACCTCTACGAGTGCCCCGACTGCGGATTCACCGGCCCATAAGATCTCCCATGGGAAAAGTCGCTGCCAAAATCAAGGTCATGCCGGACAGCCCCGAAAACGATCTCGACGCGCTCCAAGAGCGCCTCGAGAGCGCCCTCCCCGAGGGTGCGAAGATCAA is a window encoding:
- a CDS encoding HVO_2753 family zinc finger protein gives rise to the protein MSTTDERETRSCVSCGLNIAGTNAAAFKCPDCGQQIYRCAKCRKQSNLYECPDCGFTGP